The Papaver somniferum cultivar HN1 chromosome 3, ASM357369v1, whole genome shotgun sequence genome includes a region encoding these proteins:
- the LOC113359719 gene encoding basic 7S globulin-like — translation MASYLSYYAFVFLSFFFLSVSNAQPSSSSRPGGLVFPVSKDPSTLQFVTKLSLGKVPINVVVDLGRKSSWIYSSAGCASTSISSVVTAQSNDLKNGEWVSGPNVTATGISLAAFRFPQKFALDLGAGEGSIYFGDGPYTNQNFRQSLAYTPLLTNSYFPSDYFIDVKSIDVDGSNVTLKTGLLSINKSNGVGGTKNSTLVAYTTMETSIYKAFTSAYVMAAKARGISTVAPVAPFGACFNASTIESRPDGVVVPYISLRMANNVNWAFARSGSNPFEFVKDNVYCLPYVDGGLKPKTSIVIGGYQMRLSILEFDISRSRVGYSPPIQV, via the exons ATGGCTTCTTATCTTTCCTACTACGCGtttgttttcctcagtttcttctttctctctgtctCCAATgctcaaccttcttcttcttcccggcCTGGGGGTCTCGTTTTTCCTGTTAGCAAAGATCCATCTACTCTCCAATTTGTCACCAAGCTCAGCCTAGGAAAAGTCCCCATAAACGTAGTCGTCGATCTCGGTCGTAAATCCTCCTGGATTTATTCAAGTGCTGGTTGTGCATCTACGTCCATTTCAAGCGTCGTAACAGCTCAATCTAACGATTTGAAAAATGGGGAATGGGTCTCAGGTCCAAATGTTACTGCTACTGGGATTTCACTCG CTGCATTTCGGTTCCCTCAAAAATTTGCCTTGGATTTAGGTGCCGGCGAAGGTTCCATCTACTTCGGGGATGGTCCTTACACTAACCAAAACTTCAGGCAGTCATTAGCTTACACCCCACTTCTCACTAACTCGTATTTTCCTAGTGACTATTTCATTGATGTGAAATCAATCGACGTAGATGGTTCAAATGTCACACTAAAGACAGGATTATTGTCCATCAACAAGAGTAATGGAGTGGGAGGAACTAAAAATAGCACTTTAGTTGCTTACACTACTATGGAGACATCAATATACAAGGCCTTCACAAGCGCATATGTTATGGCGGCTAAAGCCAGGGGTATTTCTACGGTTGCTCCTGTTGCGCCTTTCGGTGCTTGTTTTAATGCGTCGACGATAGAAAGTAGACCAGACGGGGTTGTTGTGCCATATATCTCTCTTCGCATGGCCAACAATGTAAATTGGGCTTTTGCTCGGTCAGGTAGTAATCCTTTCGAGTTTGTTAAGGACAATGTATATTGTTTGCCATATGTTGACGGAGGTTTAAAGCCGAAGACTTCAATAGTTATTGGTGGTTATCAGATGCGCTTAAGTATTCTAGAATTTGATATTTCAAGATCAAGAGTAGGGTATAGTCCACCAATTCAAGTTTGA
- the LOC113361461 gene encoding nucleolin 1-like yields the protein MCGIIFFENVGDIVDVHFSRDKYQTTLRRVSHVEFASEEAAKETVKWNGRDSLGCPVRLGIVRDSLCVQGLDTSLGIDKDWI from the exons ATGTGCGG GAtcattttctttgaaaatgttgGGGATATCGTTGATGTTCATTTCTCTCGCGACAAGTATCAAACTACTTTAAGGAGAGTTTCCCATGTTGAGTTTGCATCTGAAGAAGCTGCGAAGGAG ACAGTAAAGTGGAATGGCAGAGACTCATTAGGCTGTCCTGTTCGGCTTGGCATTGTTCGTGACAGCCTCTGTGTCCAAGGTCTTGATACTTCTCTCGGAATCGATAAG GACTGGATATAA